Proteins from a genomic interval of Symmachiella macrocystis:
- a CDS encoding 2OG-Fe(II)-dependent halogenase WelO5 family protein, whose translation MPDVDWKPLDFDAETRPATDTNPIRDVAQGKCPTVVFRQAFPAEQCAALVQYLIDEDLIYDSTTALVAEKAVSAGVTDKWTGLNLNPDGSPRRRIDIGTSLGNIGEDQERFLSESAKTHRLFGRLFADRPNPIQVIYDRLQDISPGKSVVTAHEPDGRQYGPAIFRVHYGGYAYGPHFDSVHNREKRTNYAVYKYQSQLAGVLCVQNTTLNGVTAQGIVHRQFWNEQVDPWLASGQFHDYAEQQNIDRVQIELQPGDLYFFNTGLIHEVPGVPGDLPRIVLATFIGYSDDEDEIMVWS comes from the coding sequence ATGCCCGACGTCGATTGGAAACCGCTGGATTTCGATGCAGAAACGCGACCCGCCACGGATACAAATCCGATTCGTGATGTCGCCCAGGGGAAATGCCCCACCGTAGTATTCCGGCAAGCATTTCCTGCCGAGCAATGTGCAGCGCTCGTGCAGTATTTGATCGATGAGGATTTAATCTACGACAGCACTACAGCTCTAGTTGCTGAAAAAGCAGTCTCCGCGGGGGTGACCGACAAGTGGACCGGTTTGAATCTGAATCCCGACGGCAGCCCTCGTCGGCGGATTGATATTGGGACCAGCCTGGGCAATATCGGCGAGGATCAAGAACGCTTTCTCAGTGAGTCAGCCAAGACGCACCGCCTCTTCGGGCGATTATTCGCAGACCGGCCCAATCCGATTCAAGTGATCTATGATCGTCTGCAAGACATTTCGCCCGGCAAGTCGGTCGTGACGGCTCACGAACCGGACGGGCGACAATACGGTCCGGCAATTTTTCGCGTGCATTACGGCGGATACGCCTACGGACCACATTTCGACAGCGTCCACAATCGCGAAAAACGCACCAACTATGCCGTCTACAAATATCAATCGCAATTGGCCGGCGTGCTCTGCGTGCAAAACACCACGCTCAACGGAGTGACGGCGCAGGGAATTGTGCACCGTCAATTTTGGAATGAGCAAGTCGATCCCTGGTTGGCATCGGGACAGTTTCACGATTACGCGGAACAGCAAAACATCGATCGTGTACAAATCGAATTGCAGCCGGGCGATTTGTATTTCTTCAACACCGGCCTGATCCACGAAGTCCCCGGTGTCCCGGGCGACCTGCCGCGGATCGTGCTGGCGACATTCATTGGCTACAGTGACGATGAAGATGAAATCATGGTGTGGAGTTAA
- a CDS encoding class I SAM-dependent methyltransferase yields MSEHDRKKWDAKYADVDEVGAAGENDWLAQQVSDMQPGRALDLACGLGANAIQLAQLGWAVTAIDISPVGLQIAARSAAAADVQVDWQTADFGIWEPTAATFDLVTVFRYLDRDQLPQQIQVALKPGGTLLYETFVEGPNATVGGHVRNPAFVLQRDELPTLFPNWEVIEYSENEVSDHYVARLRSQKPAP; encoded by the coding sequence ATGTCCGAACACGATCGAAAAAAATGGGATGCCAAATACGCAGACGTCGACGAAGTCGGCGCCGCTGGGGAAAATGATTGGCTCGCCCAACAGGTGAGCGACATGCAGCCGGGCCGGGCGTTGGATTTGGCCTGCGGGCTGGGGGCAAACGCGATCCAATTGGCGCAGTTGGGATGGGCGGTCACTGCTATCGACATCTCGCCGGTGGGATTACAAATCGCCGCTCGCAGCGCTGCCGCAGCTGATGTGCAGGTCGATTGGCAGACGGCCGATTTTGGGATATGGGAACCTACGGCAGCAACCTTCGATCTGGTGACAGTCTTTCGCTATCTCGATCGCGATCAGTTGCCACAACAAATTCAGGTGGCGTTAAAACCGGGCGGAACGTTGTTGTATGAAACGTTCGTCGAAGGCCCAAATGCCACAGTCGGCGGCCATGTGCGCAATCCCGCCTTCGTGCTGCAGCGAGATGAACTGCCAACGTTGTTTCCTAATTGGGAAGTCATCGAGTATTCTGAAAACGAAGTCAGCGATCACTACGTCGCTCGCTTGCGATCACAAAAACCCGCTCCCTAA